A genomic window from Fusarium verticillioides 7600 chromosome 5, whole genome shotgun sequence includes:
- a CDS encoding H+/K+-exchanging ATPase, whose product MIEDEKKDVAVFGERIHWNDDDEAGRVSRHGERRSRRRSRSRSRDSLSIHRAGSRNRADPSLVLPVTYRTVSFNIEESKGKEQAELAKAKDVTTKALTDLEWHTIAPFDVEKRLTTSSTAGLSTEQAERRQREYGRNAPSPAKTHWFRTIFLYFFGGFGSILLTGCILVFVSWKPLGDPPAVANLALAIVLLAVFFIQALFNMFQDWSTSRTMSSIKNMLPEEGHVIRDGNLVDLNAAEIVPGDVIKVKAGNKLPADIRLIEASSDVKFDRSVLTGESKPVAGTVDHTDTNYLETHNIGLQGTHCILGSCTGIVVATGDRTVFGRIASLTNEPKVQMTTLEKEVLYFVIIIASIMISMIAVVCIIWGAFLKKKHPDFINVPTLIVNCVSVAIAFIPEGLPISITAGLTITANLMKKNKILCKSLKTVETLGSVSVICSDKTGTLTTAKMAVSDCAVGGLNMTIENARGKFGQSKSTTHPIIQLRALAALCNASEFDAATKDAPLADRRIFGDATDQAVLRFAEFVDPSSVGYLRACWNKIYDLAFNSKNKFMIRCFSCTRTEAVAATLSKETAFNNDDILLTIKGAPDVLIGRCSYYVSEHGETIPLNAAMRATVEQLKNTYSSQGKRCLLLARKIIKNSDLPKNRETSEFEHAVTRESNTGLTFVGMVAIVDPLRHDIPHVVSTLRGAGIRIAMVTGDFALTALAIAREAGIVTSQTVDDSTALQRYRPDDTKDSPISHLGAIVLSGPELMSLNEHQWETLTHYEEIVFARTTPEQKLRIVREFQKGNVVAMTGDGVNDAPSLRAADVGISMGSGSDIAMEAADMVLLDTFSSIIIAVQYGRVVFDNLKKVISYLLPAGSFSEFWPVMAFVAFGLPQALSSFLMIIICCFTDCAAATMLSYEKPEADVLTRPPRNIKKDRLVNWQLILQAYGVNGVLQTVASFAMAFWYLQRQGIPFSELWFSFGKLPAGIDPDYYLAKTNEASSIYFVNLVVMQWFNLMATRTRRLSIFQHPPLFNPNTQNWYLFPAIIFSLAMAIFWLYIPPLQPVLGTTPVPVEHWFLPFAFGIFQLLLDEARKFGVRKWPHGILAKLAW is encoded by the exons ATGATTGAAGACGAGAAAAAGGACGTCGCTGTTTTTGGTGAGCGCATTCACTGgaacgatgacgacgaagccGGTCGCGTTTCGCGTCATGGTGAGCGGCGCTCTCGTAGACGGTCGAGGTCTCGCTCGAGGGATTCGTTGAGTATCCATCGAGCGGGCTCGAGAAATCGCGCTGATCCGTCGCTTGTTCTACCTGTCACCTATCGCACAGT CTCATTCAACATCGAGGAGTCCAAGGGGAAAGAACAAGCTGAACTAGCCAAGGCGAAAGACGTCACTACAAAAG CTTTGACGGACCTAGAGTGGCATACCATCGCGCCCTTCGACGTCGAAAAGCGCCTTACTACTTCATCCACCGCTGGCCTTTCCACCGAACAAGCTGAGAGAAGACAACGCGAATATGGCAGAAACGCGCCATCTCCTGCTAAGACGCATTGGTTCAGAACAATCTTTCTCTACTTCTTCGGCGGTTTTGGAAGTATTCTTCTCACAGGCTGTATCCTCGTCTTTGTCTCGTGGAAGCCATTGGGTGATCCTCCTGCTGTTGCCAACCTC GCCCTCGCTATTGTGCTCCTCGCCgtgttcttcatccaagccctcttcaacatgttTCAGGACTGGTCTACATCACGTACCATGTCctccatcaagaacatgctCCCCGAAGAAGGTCACGTTATTCGTGATGGTAatctcgtcgatctcaaCGCTGCAGAAATCGTTCCAGGCgatgtcatcaaggtcaaggctggtaACAAGCTACCCGCTGATATCCGCTTGATCGAAGCTTCTTCTGACGTTAAATTTGATCGTTCTGTTCTCACTGGAGAGTCTAAGCCTGTGGCGGGTACTGTGGACCATACTGATACCAATTATCTTGAGACGCATAACATTGGTCTGCAAGGTACACACTGTATCCTTGGTTCATGTACTGGTATTGTAGTTGCTACTGGTGATAGGACGGTGTTTGGAAGGATCGCGAGTTTGACGAATGAGCCGAAAGTACAGATGACGACGCTTGAGAAGGAAGTCCTTTActttgtcatcatcattgctAGTATCATGATCAGTATGATCGCTGTTGTATGCATAATTTG GGGCGCGTTTCTGAAAAAGAAGCATCCTGACTTCATCAACGTACCAaccctcatcgtcaactgCGTCAGCGTCGCCATAGCTTTCATCCCCGAAGGTCTCCCCATCTCAATCACAGCTGGTCTcaccatcaccgccaaccttatgaagaagaacaagattcTCTGCAAGTCCCTCAAGACTGTCGAGACGCTTGGATCTGTTTCTGTAATTTGCTCTGACAAGACCGGTACCCTGACTACT GCCAAGATGGCTGTCTCTGACTGTGCAGTCGGAGGACTCAACATGACCATTGAGAACGCTCGCGGCAAATTCGGCCAGTCTAAATCTACCACCCACCCGATCATCCAACTCCGTGCTTTAGCTGCTCTTTGCAACGCATCTGAATTTGATGCCGCTACAAAGGATGCCCCGCTGGCTGACAGAAGAATCTTTGGTGATGCGACTGATCAAGCAGTCCTCCGATTCGCCGAGTTTGTTGACCCAAGTAGCGTTGGTTACCTCCGTGCTTGCTGGAACAAGATTTATGATCTTGCTTTCAACAGTAAGAACAAATTCATGATTCGTTGCTTCTCCTGCACCAGGACCGAAGCTGTAGCTGCTACACTGAGTAAGGAGACAGCGTTCAACAATGATGATAT CCTCCTGACAATCAAGGGTGCTCCTGATGTTCTCATCGGCCGTTGCTCGTACTATGTTTCTGAACATGGTGAAACTATCCCTCTAAATGCTGCTATGCGAGCTACGGTggagcagctgaagaacaCGTACTCTTCACAAGGTAAACGATGCTTGTTGCTCGCtcgcaagatcatcaagaataGCGACTTGCCTAAAAATCGGGAGACGAGTGAGTTCGAGCATGCAGTCACACGGGAGTCCAATACTGGTCTTACTTTCGTCGGAATGGTCGCCATCGTGGATCCCCTTAGGCATGACATTCCTCATGTTGTGAGCACATTGCGCGGCGCTGGTATTCGTATCGCTATG GTCACTGGTGATTTTGCCCTCACAGCCCTAGCCATCGCCCGCGAAGCCGGCATCGTAACCTCCCAAACCGTCGATGACAGCACAGCCCTCCAGCGCTACAGGCCTGACGACACCAAAGACTCACCTATCTCCCACCTCGGCGCCATCGTCCTCAGCGGCCCGGAACTCATGTCTCTTAATGAACATCAGTGGGAGACACTTACTCACTACGAGGAGATTGTGTTTGCGCGAACAACGCCCGAACAAAAACTTCGAATCGTGCGTGAGTTCCAGAAGGGCAATGTTGTAGCCATGACGGGCGATGGTGTCAATGATGCGCCATCACTGAGGgctgctgatgttggtatCTCGATGGGTAGTGGCTCGGATATAGCTATGGAGGCGGCTGATATGGTGTTGTTGGATACATTCTCTTCTATCATTATTGCTGTGCAGTATGGACGTGTTGtctttgacaatctcaagaaG GTCATCTCCTATCTCTTGCCTGCCGGTTCTTTCTCCGAGTTCTGGCCGGTCATGGCCTTTGTCGCCTTTGGCTTACCCCAagctctctcttcattcctcatgatcatcatctg CTGCTTCACCGACTGCGCCGCCGCCACAATGCTATCCTACGAAAAGCCCGAAGCTGACGTCCTTACCCGCCCCCCACGCAACATCAAGAAAGATCGTCTCGTCAACTGGCAGCTCATCCTCCAAGCATACGGAGTCAACGGCGTCCTCCAAACAGTCGCATCCTTCGCCATGGCATTCTGGTATCTCCAGCGTCAAGGCATTCCCTTCAGCGAGCTGTGGTTCAGCTTCGGAAAGCTCCCTGCTGGTATCGATCCAGACTACTACCTcgccaagaccaacgaggCTTCGTCTATCTACTTTGTCAACCTTGTTGTGATGCAGTGGTTCAATTTGATGGCTACTAGAACTCGTCGACTTAGCATCTTTCAGCATCCTCCTCTGTTCAACCCGAACACGCAGAACTGGTACCTGTTCCCTGCGATTATCTTCTCGCTTGCTATGGCTATCTTCTGGCTGTACATCCCGCCTCTGCAGCCTGTTCTTGGAACTACGCCTGTGCCCGTTGAACACTGGTTTCTTCCTTTTGCTTTTGGTATTTTCCAGCTTTTGCTAGATGAGGCTCGCAAGTTTGGTGTCCGGAAATGGCCTCATGGAATACTGGCCAAGTTGGCTTGGTAA
- a CDS encoding phosphate-repressible phosphate permease, translating to MVLHQYDYIFAIGTIFSFLDAWNIGANDVANSWATSVSSRSISYIQAMTLGSILEFAGSVGVGARVADTIRTKVVDIDQFESDPALLMLGMMCAIVSSSLYLTFCTRIGLPVSTTHSIMGGVIGMGIALVGADGIHWAEFDKGISSGVVSVFLAWIIAPGLSGAFAAIIFLITKYGVMLRSKPVWKGLFLTPVYFGITASLLTMLIVWKGGSIKVDFNDAETAGMIIGVGAAWALLITIFLVPWLYRLVICDDWELRWWNIFQGPLLLRRPPPPAQPEGAAGGIKDFYEGHLTREELDGLRRAGRTGSDEFERAQDQTSNEGKEATTENKKTSSEGTPDVEERVEPKAPRSLVGPKPDGKVFSVAVLYWYLKKAFLSGVDQDIIAMQKKKSMLTGDLDEIHAHVAHYDNRAEYLYTFMQVMTACTASFTHGANDVANAIGPYATIYQIWRTGGLEGSKSSVPVWILCFGGAGIALGIWTYGYNIMRNLGNRLTLHSPSRGFSMELGAAITIILATRLKLPVSTTQCITGATVGVGLCSGTWRSINWRMVAWIYMGWIITLPVAGVISGVICGIIINAPRWGYSG from the exons ATGGTGCTTCATCAGTACGATTACATCTTTGCCATAGGCACCATCTTTTCGTTCCTCGATGCCTGGAACATCG GTGCCAACGACGTCGCCAACTCGTGGGCTACGTCGGTCTCATCCCGATCCATCTCCTACATCCAAGCCATGACTCTCGGCTCCATCCTCGAATTCGCTGGCTCCGTTGGTGTCGGCGCCCGCGTCGCAGACACCATCCGCACCAAGGTCGTCGACATTGACCAGTTCGAGTCCGACCCTGCTCTCCTCATGCTCGGCATGATGTGTGCCATTGTCTCGTCCTCGCTGTATCTCACCTTCTGCACGCGCATCGGTCTTCCCGTCTCGACGACTCACTCCATCATGGGTGGTGTTATCGGCATGGGTATTGCGCTTGTCGGTGCAGACGGTATTCACTGGGCTGAGTTCGATAAGGGTATCAGCTCTGGTGTCGTATCCGTCTTTCTCGCTTGGATCATTGCTCCTGGTCTGTCCGGAGCTTTTGCTGCTATCATCTTCCTTATTACCAAGTATGGTGTTATGCTGCGAAGCAAGCCTGTCTGGAAGGGTCTTTTCCTCACTCCTGTTTACTTCGGCATCACTGCTTCCCTCCTTACTATGCTTATCGTCTGGAAGGGCGGTAGCATCAAGGTTGACTTCAACGACGCCGAGACTGCTGGTATGATCATTGGTGTCGGCGCCGCTTGGGCTCTactcatcaccatcttccttgTCCCCTGGCTCTACCGCCTCGTCATCTGTGATGACTGGGAGCTTCGCTGGTGGAATATTTTCCAAggtcctctcctcctccgccgtcCTCCCCCGCCCGCTCAGCCTGAAGGCGCTGCTGGTGGTATCAAGGATTTTTACGAGGGTCATCTTACCcgtgaagagcttgatggtcttcGTCGTGCCGGTCGCACCGGAAGTGATGAGTTCGAGCGCGCTCAAGATCAGACCAGCAATGAGGGTAAGGAGGCTACCACTGAGAATAAGAAGACCTCTTCAGAGGGTACTCCCGACGTCGAGGAGCGTGTTGAGCCCAAGGCTCCTCGCAGCCTCGTCGGCCCCAAGCCTGATGGAAAGGTGTTCAGCGTCGCTGTTCTCTACTGGTACCTTAAGAAGGCTTTCCTCTCTGGTGTTGACCAAGATATCATCGCcatgcagaagaagaagagcatgcTTACCGGTGACCTGGATGAGATCCACGCTCACGTCGCTCACTACGATAACCGTGCTGAATATCTCTACACCTTTATGCAAGTCATGACTGCCTGCACCGCTTCCTTCACTCATGGTGCCAACGATGTCGCCAACGCTATTGGTCCATATGCCACTATCTACCAGATCTGGCGAACTGGTGGTCTTGAGGGTAGCAAGTCTTCTGTCCCAGTCTGGATTCT CTGCTTTGGTGGTGCCGGTATTGCTCTTGGTATCTGGACTTACGGATACAACATTATGCGCAATCTTGGTAACCGTCTCACTCTCCACTCTCCCTCTCGAGGTTTCTCCATGGAATTGGGTGCCGCCATTACTATCATCCTTGCCACCCGTCTTA AGCTCCCCGTCTCTACCACCCAGTGCATCACTGGTGCCAccgttggtgttggtctgTGCTCTGGTACCTGGCGTTCTATCAACTGGCGCATGGTGGCCTGGATCTACATGGGTTGGATCATCACTCTCCCCGTAGCTGGTGTCATCTCCGGCGTCATCtgtggtatcatcatcaacgctcCTCGCTGGGGTTACTCTGGTTAG